A single Microtus ochrogaster isolate Prairie Vole_2 linkage group LG3, MicOch1.0, whole genome shotgun sequence DNA region contains:
- the Ppp1r17 gene encoding protein phosphatase 1 regulatory subunit 17 codes for MSTEMVSTEPVSPLELSEDILDKFDPHCSLSDDLSDQFIKDCDLKKKQRKGKNAQATLNVESEQKKPRRKDTPALHIPPFLPGVIPEHLIKRYDVPERVPKGKTGPALHNADTEQKRPRRKDTPALHMPPFVAGLTLLGDESPRVIMEDDEKDSDKLAI; via the exons ATGTCCACTGAGATGGTGTCCACTGAGCCAGTTTCACCTCTGGAGCTTTCAGAAGACATACTGGACAAGTTCGATCCTCACTGCAGCCTCTCAG ATGACCTTTCTGACCAGTTCATTAAGGACTGTGACctcaaaaagaagcaaaggaaggggaagaatgcACAGGCCACTCTGAATGTTGAGTCAGAGCAGAAGAAACCCAGAAGGAAAGACACGCCTGCACTGCACATCCCACCTTTCCTACCAG GTGTGATTCCAGAACACTTAATTAAAAGATACGATGTTCCAGAGAGAGTTCCAAAGGGCAAAACAGGCCCAGCTCTTCACAACGCCGACACGGAACAGAAGAGGCCAAGGAGAAAAGACACACCCGCCCTGCACATGCCTCCCTTTGTTGcag GTTTGACTCTGCTTGGAGATGAGAGCCCCAGAGTGATCATGGAAGATGATGAAAAGGACAGTGACAAGCTAGCTATTTAA